One segment of Mugil cephalus isolate CIBA_MC_2020 chromosome 14, CIBA_Mcephalus_1.1, whole genome shotgun sequence DNA contains the following:
- the gpr3 gene encoding G protein-coupled receptor 3 — translation MILNASDLGWDESSGLEPLFPLDQLESSSPPELPALSVWGVALCVSGTLIAAENAIVVTTILATPSLRAPVFLLLASLGLADLLAGVALILHFLFQFCVRPSDWSELLTSGLLVTSLTASLCSLMGVALDRYLSLSQALTYGSSQSRHRAAILLLLVWVGACVIGAGPAMGWHCLQEQSSCSVARPLTRTYLSLLCGGFLVVVIVTLQLYAGICRVARRHAHAIATQRHFLPSNQPYASKNTSGKGFSRLILILSVFVGCWMPFSLWGLLGDASSPPLYTYATLVPAAGSSLLNPILYSLRNKDIRKVLLHACCPHRFSQNAHIHYPVDV, via the coding sequence ATGATCCTGAACGCCTCAGACCTGGGCTGGGATGAGTCCTCGGGTTTGGAGCCCTTGTTCCCTCTGGACCAGCTGGAGAGTTCGTCCCCACCTGAGTTACCAGCTCTGTCAGTGTGGGGCGTGGCCCTCTGCGTTTCAGGAACCCTCATCGCCGCAGAGAACGCAATCGTGGTCACCACCATATTGGCCACCCCCTCTCTTCGCGCCCCCGTGTTCTTGCTGCTGGCTAGCCTCGGCTTGGCTGACCTCCTGGCAGGCGTGGCGTTGATCCTGCACTTTCTCTTCCAGTTCTGCGTGAGGCCCAGCGATTGGTCCGAATTGCTGACCTCGGGACTGTTGGTGACATCTCTGACTGCCTCGCTCTGTAGCCTTATGGGTGTTGCCCTGGACAGGTATCTGTCTCTGAGCCAGGCCCTCACCTACGGCTCCAGCCAATCACGTCACAGAGCCGCCATCCTCCTGTTGCTCGTCTGGGTGGGGGCTTGTGTTATCGGGGCAGGGCCGGCGATGGGGTGGCACTGTCTCCAGGAGCAAAGCTCCTGTTCTGTGGCACGACCTTTGACCCGGACATATCTGTCACTGCTGTGCGGTGGCTTCTTAGTCGTTGTCATCGTAACCCTGCAATTGTACGCCGGGATCTGCCGTGTGGCTCGTCGACATGCCCACGCCATCGCCACCCAAAGGCACTTCCTCCCCTCCAACCAGCCATATGCAAGTAAAAACACTAGCGGGAAGGGGTTCTCCCGGCTGATCCTGATCCTCAGCGTGTTCGTGGGCTGCTGGATGCCTTTCTCCCTCTGGGGGCTGCTGGGGGACGCGTCCAGCCCTCCTCTGTACACCTACGCCACCTTGGTGCCAGCGGCCGGCAGCTCACTGCTCAACCCCATCCTCTACAGCCTGAGAAACAAAGACATTCGCAAGGTGCTGCTCCACGCCTGCTGCCCACACAGATTCTCGCAgaacgcacacatacactacCCGGTTGACGTGTAA
- the wasf2 gene encoding wiskott-Aldrich syndrome protein family member 2 has protein sequence MPLVTRNIEPRHVCRQTIPSNIRSELECVTNISLANIIRQLGSLSKYAEDVFGELFIQAGEFALRVSTLGERVDRLQVKVTQLDPKEEEVSLQGITTRKAFRSSMTQDQQMFTRPSLPMPVQDTYTTCDPPPPLNQLSQYRDDGKEALKFYTDPSYFFDLWKEKMLQDTKDIMKEKRKHRKEKKDHLNPRTLNPRKIKTRKEEWERRKMGEEFVVPKNELMNSSEGLNGSIGSGEGFNSESLDQSTGSYAYDPTSPLPPPGPDAPLPPPPPDMGYNDAQYGAPAQKRVSVLSPNHPPPAPPVASSQPNSRPNLSPPPAPPPPPPPSGFGVPPPPPGFDAPPSPPPMSSSTNAYPSPPAPPPPPDMSAVPPPPPPPMSGGGGPPPPPPPPPPPGPPPPSLDRPAPSGGGVAHTSAPKPQPEPVSDGRSDLLQAIRQGFNLRKVEAQREQEKRDHFGNDVAAILSRRIAVECSDSEDDSSELDDDEWSD, from the exons ATGCCTCTGGTGACGAGGAACATCGAGCCGCGGCATGTGTGTCGCCAGACCATCCCTTCTAACATTCGCAGCGAGCTGGAATGTGTCACCAATATCAGCCTGGCCAACATCATCCGCCAGCTCGGCAGCCTGA gcaAGTATGCAGAGGACGTGTTCGGGGAGCTGTTTATCCAGGCCGGAGAGTTTGCCTTGAGAGTGAGCACGCTGGGAGAGAGAGTGGACCGTTTGCAGGTTAAAGTCACGCAGCTGGACCCCAAAGAAGAGGAGG TCTCCCTGCAGGGGATCACTACTCGCAAGGCCTTCCGCAGCAGCATGACCCAGGACCAGCAGATGTTCACCAGGCCGTCCCTGCCGATGCCCGTGCAAGACACCTACACGACCTGCGATCCGCCTCCGCCGCTCAACCAGCTCAGCCAATACCG GGATGATGGAAAGGAGGCCCTGAAGTTTTACACGGATCCCTCCTACTTCTTTGACCTGTGGAAGGAGAAGATGCTGCAGGACACCAAGGACATCATGAAGGAGAAACGCAAGCACAGA aaggagaagaaagaccaTCTGAACCCACGGACGCTCAATCCCCGGAAGATCAAGACCAGGAAGGAGGAATGGGAGCGGCGTAAGATGGGAGAGGAGTTCGTCGTACCTAAGAATGAACTGAT gAATTCCTCCGAGGGTCTGAATGGCAGTATTGGATCTGGGGAGGGCTTCAATTCTGAAAGCCTGGACCAGAGCACCGGCTCCTATGCTTATGACCccacctcccctctccctccgccTGGCCCCGATGCCCCCTTGCCTCCTCCACCCCCAGACATGGG ATATAATGATGCACAGTATGGCGCCCCGGCCCAGAAGCGTGTCAGCGTGTTGAGTCCGAACCATCCACCTCCCGCTCCGCCCGTGGCCTCTTCCCAACCCAACTCCCGTCCAaacctctcccctcctcctgcacctcctccccctcccccaccctccGGTTTCGGggtccccccacctccccccggCTTTGACGccccaccttctcctcctccaatgTCCTCCTCTACCAATGCCTacccctctcctcctgctcctcctcctccacctgatATGTCCGCTGTccctcctccaccgccgccACCCATGTCCGGCGGCGGTGGCCCACCGCCTCCTCCGCCACCACCGCCTCCCCCTGGCCCGCCTCCCCCGTCCCTCGACCGTCCTGCTCCCTCTGGTGGCGGGGTGGCGCACACTTCTGCTCCCAAACCGCAGCCAGAGCCCGTCAGTGACGGCCGCAGTGACCTGCTGCAGGCCATCCGGCAAG GTTTCAACCTGCGGAAGGTCGAAGCTCAGCGGGAGCAGGAGAAGAGGGATCACTTTGGCAACGATGTGGCCGCCATCCTGTCACGCCGTATCGCCGTGGAGTGCAGCGACAGCGAGGACGACTCTTCAGAGTTGGATGACGACGAGTGGTCCGATTGA
- the LOC125019460 gene encoding probable methyltransferase-like protein 24 — MRTCARWWGRGGLSLRAGIPLLLIPPLILALQLLVVGTRLPGAARAWVGEEERDGVVAFSVISIEPERNWRQFGSQRRRPGVEEEKREEDDGGRRVGARAYEDENEMHLRQVGPRALELQQWAVDKSSFTAELNRIVTYITRPQLNCSRVLSPGQTQATQPPASPVHWLLCAEDWLLPAADGSCVAYSFSMDGGDVDFLKTVSGLGCEVHSFDPSNSDASGGHLGNGLASNRGDGGVVSHHKMWLEWRALKKRRTRGNLGSVSQTLADIMAALGHHTVHFLYADLLSAEWRVFQNWIETGTLQNVHHLVATVHLQWAGFEVGGNDEEVLRYWFSVLQGLQASGLKLVHSSAGEGHSVLKHTVANAHGSYTLSWVNTRH; from the exons ATGCGGACCTGTGCGCGGTGGTGGGGCCGCGGTGGTCTCTCCCTCCGCGCGGGAATACCGCTCCTTTTAATCCCGCCGCTCATCCTCGCGCTCCAGCTCCTCGTGGTGGGGACGCGGTTACCTGGAGCCGCGCGGGCGTGGGTCGGTGAAGAGGAGCGGGACGGAGTGGTCGCTTTTTCCGTTATAAGCATCGAACCGGAGAGAAACTGGCGACAATTTGGGAGTCAGCGCCGGCGACCCggggtggaggaagagaagagggaggaggacgaTGGAGGAAGGAGGGTGGGGGCGCGAGCGTACGAGGATGAGAACGAGATGCACTTGCGCCAG GTGGGACCCAGAGCTttggagctgcagcagtgggCGGTAGACAAGTCGTCCTTCACGGCTGAACTCAATCGTATCGTCACGTATATCACAAGGCCACAG CTGAACTGCTCCAGGGTTTTATCTCCAGGGCAGACTCAGGCAACGCAGCCCCCTGCATCTCCAGTTCACTGGCTGCTGTGTGCCGAGGACTGGCTCCTTCCAGCTGCAGATGGGTCATGTGTGGCTTATTCCTTCAG tatggATGGGGGCGATGTAGACTTTCTGAAGACTGTGTCGGGTCTCGGATGCGAAGTCCACAGTTTTGATCCCAGCAACTCCGATGCATCTGGTGGTCACCTTGGCAACGGTTTGGCTAGTAACCGTGGCGACGGAGGCGTGGTCAGCCACCACAAGATGTGGCTGGAGTGGCGAGCGCTGAAGAAGCGCAGGACACGAGGCAACCTGGGAAGTGTTTCTCAAACGCTGGCAGATATCATGGCAGCTCTGGGACACCACAca GTTCACTTCCTGTATGCTGACCTGCTGAGCGCCGAGTGGCGAGTTTTCCAGAACTGGATCGAGACAGGAACTCTGCAGAACGTCCATCATCTGGTTGCCACGGTGCACCTGCAATGGGCAGGGTTTGAAGTGGGCGGAAACGATGAGGAAGTGCTCCGCTATTGGTTCAGCGTCCTTCAGGGCCTTCAGGCTTCTGGTCTCAAGCTGGTTCACAGCTCTGCAGGAGAGGGTCACAGTGTTCTGAAACACACAGTGGCAAATGCTCACGGCTCATACACACTGAGCTGGGTCAACACACGTcactga